In Candidatus Saccharibacteria bacterium oral taxon 488, a single window of DNA contains:
- the rplE gene encoding 50S ribosomal protein L5: MAEKKTVVPAPRLKALYQEKYLKELQAELDLKNVHQVPALEKIIVSVGTGKKKDDKRHFEIVKNTVEKITGQAPVARQAKKSIAGFSIRKGMGAPIGVSVTLRGARMYEFMDRLINVALPRVRDFHGVGLKFDKGGNYNLGIIEQSIFPELTFEETQILHGLQVTFVIKNGSKEASKALLEKFGMPFEKKGGVR, from the coding sequence ATGGCAGAGAAGAAAACCGTCGTGCCAGCTCCTCGCTTGAAAGCCTTGTACCAGGAGAAATACCTGAAGGAACTGCAAGCCGAACTAGATCTAAAGAACGTGCACCAAGTGCCAGCTTTGGAAAAGATCATCGTGAGCGTTGGCACCGGCAAAAAGAAAGATGACAAGCGTCACTTTGAAATTGTCAAAAACACCGTTGAGAAAATCACCGGTCAGGCACCAGTTGCCCGCCAGGCAAAGAAGTCAATCGCTGGCTTTAGCATCCGTAAAGGTATGGGTGCGCCAATCGGTGTGAGCGTTACGCTACGTGGTGCTCGGATGTACGAGTTCATGGATCGCTTGATCAATGTAGCCCTACCTCGCGTACGCGACTTCCACGGTGTTGGCCTGAAATTTGACAAAGGTGGTAACTACAACCTGGGCATCATCGAGCAATCGATTTTCCCAGAACTGACGTTTGAGGAGACACAGATTTTGCATGGGCTGCAGGTAACATTTGTCATCAAGAATGGCAGTAAGGAAGCATCAAAAGCCTTGCTGGAGAAGTTCGGCATGCCGTTCGAGAAGAAAGGAGGCGTCAGGTAA
- a CDS encoding 30S ribosomal protein S5, producing the protein MAEQAANTTPRAEGRRPRSPRGGRRDDRRNVRDDAPKEFEELVINIDRVSRVVKGGRRFRFKALVVVGNRKDKVGVGVAKGADVQAAVAKATSVAKKHLITLPLNGETIPHDSEVKFSGARVLIKPAAPGTGIIAGGVVRQIIGVTGVRNLLTKSLGSTNKVNIAYATIEALKSLVPREQWLNAQPVKKAAKKEAK; encoded by the coding sequence ATGGCAGAGCAAGCTGCAAATACTACCCCACGCGCAGAAGGCCGTCGGCCTCGCAGTCCGCGTGGTGGTCGCCGCGATGACCGGCGAAATGTGCGTGATGACGCACCAAAAGAGTTTGAAGAATTGGTTATCAACATTGACCGCGTGTCTCGCGTGGTGAAGGGCGGCCGCCGTTTCCGCTTTAAGGCGTTGGTAGTTGTCGGTAACCGCAAGGACAAAGTCGGTGTTGGTGTGGCTAAAGGTGCCGACGTGCAAGCTGCTGTTGCCAAGGCAACCTCAGTCGCCAAGAAGCACTTGATCACTTTGCCACTCAACGGCGAGACCATTCCACACGACAGCGAAGTTAAGTTCTCAGGCGCCCGCGTGCTGATCAAGCCAGCCGCTCCTGGTACTGGTATCATCGCTGGTGGTGTTGTTCGACAAATCATCGGTGTGACCGGTGTTCGCAACCTATTGACCAAGTCACTTGGTTCAACCAACAAGGTGAACATCGCTTACGCAACTATTGAAGCATTGAAATCACTCGTTCCACGCGAACAGTGGCTCAACGCTCAGCCAGTCAAAAAAGCTGCTAAAAAGGAGGCTAAGTAA
- a CDS encoding 50S ribosomal protein L22, with amino-acid sequence MADTTYTVRAYAKGVDQTPRKVSLVAALVRGRTVADALVILEHVPKRAALPVKKAIDSAKANAINNHGLDAKSLVITTLSVTTGTRLRRFKPASKGRALPFQKKTSNILVEVTGTEKPKKAPAKKPETKAKAETKPAKPATKKAAETTAKKEEK; translated from the coding sequence ATGGCTGATACTACGTATACTGTTCGCGCTTACGCCAAAGGTGTTGACCAAACACCACGCAAGGTTAGCCTGGTGGCTGCACTAGTACGCGGCCGCACCGTCGCTGATGCATTGGTTATCTTGGAGCACGTGCCAAAACGCGCTGCTTTGCCAGTCAAGAAGGCGATCGACAGTGCCAAGGCAAACGCCATCAACAACCACGGTTTAGACGCCAAAAGCTTGGTGATTACCACGTTAAGCGTTACCACTGGTACGCGCCTGCGTCGCTTTAAGCCAGCGTCAAAGGGTCGTGCGTTGCCATTCCAGAAAAAGACTTCAAACATTTTGGTTGAAGTAACCGGTACCGAGAAGCCAAAGAAAGCGCCTGCGAAAAAACCAGAGACCAAGGCCAAAGCAGAGACCAAACCTGCCAAACCTGCAACGAAAAAAGCCGCCGAAACCACGGCAAAAAAGGAGGAGAAGTAA
- the rpsN gene encoding 30S ribosomal protein S14, with protein MAKKSMIARDKKRLKMIAKYAAKRAELKELGDLDGLQKLPRNSSPTRHKNRDSISGRPRGYMRQFGLSRINFREKAAKGEIPGITKSSW; from the coding sequence ATGGCTAAGAAATCAATGATCGCTCGCGATAAAAAGCGCCTGAAGATGATCGCAAAATACGCTGCGAAGCGCGCTGAGCTCAAAGAACTTGGCGACCTCGACGGTTTGCAGAAATTGCCTCGCAACTCAAGCCCAACTCGGCACAAGAACCGCGACAGCATTTCCGGCCGTCCACGTGGCTACATGCGCCAGTTCGGCCTGAGCCGCATCAATTTCCGCGAAAAAGCAGCCAAGGGTGAAATCCCAGGCATAACAAAGAGTAGTTGGTAA
- the rplB gene encoding 50S ribosomal protein L2 — translation MPVKAYNPTTPARRGMTSQDLSDITTKKPLKSLIKAKKQNAGRNNQGRITVRHRGGGVRRHYRLVNHNLPAGLTLTVEEIEYDPNRSARIARVKDQYNLYHYVLADTSMVKGKTIQTGEEAPIEASNRLPLSAIPVGTMIYAIELTAGKGAQMVRAAGAKAQLMAKEGNYATIKLPSGEVRKVRLEATAAIGTVGNIQHQNVKIGSAGRRRRKGIRPTVRGVVMNAADHPHGGGDGGRHGTGKAPRTPWGQLTLGYRTRRRKGSNKLIVRTRHDAKRKR, via the coding sequence ATGCCAGTGAAAGCTTACAATCCAACCACTCCTGCTCGTCGCGGCATGACGAGCCAGGACTTGTCGGACATCACGACGAAAAAACCGCTCAAAAGTCTGATCAAAGCCAAAAAGCAAAATGCCGGCCGCAACAACCAAGGCCGCATCACCGTGCGTCATCGCGGCGGTGGCGTTCGTCGTCACTACCGTTTGGTGAACCACAATTTGCCGGCTGGTCTGACGCTGACGGTTGAAGAAATTGAGTACGATCCAAACCGCTCAGCGCGCATCGCTCGGGTGAAAGATCAGTACAATTTGTACCACTACGTATTGGCCGACACCTCGATGGTCAAGGGCAAGACGATTCAGACTGGCGAGGAAGCGCCAATTGAGGCATCAAACCGCCTGCCGCTGTCTGCTATCCCTGTTGGTACGATGATTTATGCTATTGAACTGACTGCCGGCAAAGGTGCGCAAATGGTTCGCGCCGCTGGTGCCAAAGCTCAGTTGATGGCCAAAGAAGGCAATTACGCAACTATCAAATTGCCATCTGGCGAGGTTCGCAAAGTTCGCTTGGAAGCAACCGCTGCCATCGGTACAGTCGGTAACATCCAGCACCAGAACGTAAAGATCGGTTCAGCTGGTCGCCGCCGCCGCAAGGGTATTCGCCCAACCGTGCGCGGTGTCGTCATGAACGCCGCCGATCACCCACATGGTGGTGGTGACGGTGGTCGCCACGGTACTGGTAAGGCACCACGTACGCCATGGGGCCAATTGACGCTGGGTTATCGAACTCGCCGCCGCAAAGGCTCAAATAAATTAATCGTACGCACGCGTCACGACGCGAAGAGGAAGAGGTAA
- the rpmC gene encoding 50S ribosomal protein L29, whose amino-acid sequence MAEAKKTAKAAVVKTVDDLKKELAEKRHDLLQAKRSHAAGELVNPKALRSLRKDIARLLTQINEKESK is encoded by the coding sequence ATGGCTGAAGCAAAGAAAACCGCAAAAGCAGCAGTTGTAAAGACGGTTGATGATTTGAAGAAGGAACTCGCCGAAAAGCGACATGACCTGCTTCAAGCAAAACGTTCTCACGCTGCTGGCGAATTAGTTAATCCAAAAGCGTTGCGTTCACTCCGCAAGGACATCGCACGCCTGCTGACACAAATTAATGAAAAGGAGAGCAAGTAA
- the rplX gene encoding 50S ribosomal protein L24, producing MARIHKDDTVKIIAGKNKGTTGKVLKVNTKDQTVLVEGVGVGHRHVKPSQYNPKGGKKDIHVPMDISKVALVVDEKSGKTSRVGLVKNADGGKTRVARQAKNKEIK from the coding sequence ATGGCTCGTATTCACAAAGATGACACCGTAAAAATCATTGCTGGTAAGAACAAGGGCACGACTGGTAAAGTTCTGAAAGTTAACACCAAAGATCAGACTGTTTTGGTCGAAGGTGTTGGCGTCGGGCACCGCCACGTCAAGCCAAGCCAGTACAATCCAAAAGGCGGCAAGAAAGATATCCACGTACCGATGGACATCAGCAAAGTCGCCCTGGTTGTCGACGAAAAGTCAGGCAAAACCAGCCGGGTTGGTTTAGTAAAGAACGCTGACGGCGGCAAAACTCGCGTCGCTCGCCAAGCAAAAAATAAGGAGATTAAATAA
- the rpsQ gene encoding 30S ribosomal protein S17 produces the protein MARRTLIGVVTSAKRDKTITVTVTSRETHPLYGKQYTVTRKYTAHDETNQAGEGDKVQIEETRPISKTKSFTLVKVIEKSRGSIKLKAEVSGETEEETKEDDK, from the coding sequence ATGGCCCGACGAACACTGATTGGCGTCGTAACGAGTGCTAAGCGCGACAAGACCATCACTGTGACGGTCACCAGCCGCGAAACGCATCCGCTCTACGGCAAACAGTACACCGTGACTCGCAAGTACACTGCTCATGATGAGACCAATCAAGCAGGCGAAGGCGACAAGGTGCAAATCGAAGAGACCCGCCCAATTTCCAAGACCAAGAGCTTTACGCTGGTCAAGGTGATTGAAAAGTCTCGCGGTTCTATCAAACTAAAGGCTGAAGTTTCTGGCGAAACTGAGGAAGAGACCAAGGAGGATGACAAATGA
- the rpsC gene encoding 30S ribosomal protein S3, with protein MGQKVNPINFRLQVHKNWSSRWFTANKKEFAEAIRQDHEIRELIEKKFASRPTINRIEIERSANLITVTIHTAKAGVVIGRGGAGVNELKKQVEKIVGSPVRINIEEVRRPELAAKLVAENIARQLERRINFRRATKMTAQNTMSAGAKGIRIEVAGRLNGAEMARREKVIEGSVPLHTLRADIDFHCARAQTPAGIIGVKVWIYKGERSR; from the coding sequence ATGGGTCAAAAAGTGAATCCAATCAACTTCCGCCTACAAGTTCACAAGAACTGGAGCTCTCGTTGGTTTACGGCCAATAAGAAAGAGTTTGCGGAGGCAATTCGCCAGGATCACGAAATCCGCGAATTGATTGAGAAGAAATTTGCCTCACGCCCAACCATCAATCGCATTGAGATTGAGCGGAGTGCCAACTTGATCACGGTAACTATTCACACGGCGAAAGCTGGTGTAGTGATTGGCCGTGGTGGTGCTGGCGTGAATGAATTGAAAAAGCAAGTTGAGAAGATTGTCGGGTCACCTGTTCGCATCAACATCGAAGAAGTGCGCCGACCAGAACTAGCAGCTAAATTGGTAGCAGAAAACATTGCTCGCCAGTTGGAGCGCCGCATCAACTTCCGCCGCGCCACCAAAATGACCGCACAAAACACCATGAGTGCCGGTGCCAAAGGTATCCGCATCGAGGTGGCTGGTCGTTTGAACGGTGCGGAAATGGCACGCCGCGAAAAGGTGATCGAGGGCTCAGTGCCGCTTCACACCCTTCGCGCTGATATTGACTTCCACTGTGCTCGCGCCCAGACACCAGCTGGTATCATCGGCGTGAAAGTGTGGATTTATAAGGGAGAAAGGAGTCGCTAA
- a CDS encoding 50S ribosomal protein L18 — translation MAENKKLLNHALRKNRVRAKVSGTAERPRLTVTISNMHVSAQLIDDVAGKTLAAATTVGTKAKGTMSEKCAAIGTEIAKKAKKSNISAVVFDRNGRQYAGRLKALADAARQEGLEF, via the coding sequence ATGGCTGAAAACAAGAAATTACTCAACCACGCTCTTCGCAAAAACCGCGTTCGCGCGAAAGTTTCAGGCACTGCAGAGCGCCCACGCCTGACGGTCACCATCAGCAACATGCACGTCAGTGCTCAGCTGATCGACGACGTCGCAGGCAAGACATTGGCTGCCGCAACCACCGTTGGCACCAAAGCAAAAGGTACGATGAGCGAAAAATGTGCTGCCATCGGTACGGAAATTGCCAAGAAAGCAAAGAAAAGTAACATTAGCGCAGTGGTCTTTGACCGCAACGGCCGCCAGTACGCTGGTCGCTTGAAAGCATTGGCTGATGCTGCGCGCCAAGAAGGATTGGAGTTCTAG
- the rplP gene encoding 50S ribosomal protein L16, translating into MLLPKKTKHRKVRIGKNRGQATRGNYIAFGDFALQSQSNERINSRQIESARQAMTRYIKRGGKIWIRIFPHTPVTRKPLGLKMGGGKGNPEFFVAKVKAGTVMFEMQGVSEEVAREAMRLASHKLPVKCKFIKREDA; encoded by the coding sequence ATGCTGTTACCAAAGAAAACCAAGCACCGCAAAGTGCGCATCGGTAAAAACCGTGGTCAAGCAACCCGTGGTAATTACATCGCGTTCGGCGACTTTGCACTGCAATCACAATCAAACGAGCGCATCAACTCCCGCCAAATCGAGTCTGCTCGTCAGGCAATGACCCGCTACATCAAGCGTGGTGGTAAGATTTGGATCCGGATTTTCCCGCACACCCCAGTTACCCGCAAGCCACTTGGTTTGAAGATGGGTGGTGGTAAAGGCAATCCAGAGTTCTTTGTTGCTAAAGTAAAGGCCGGCACGGTGATGTTTGAAATGCAGGGCGTTTCCGAGGAAGTAGCCCGCGAAGCAATGCGCCTGGCGAGCCACAAACTACCAGTCAAATGTAAGTTCATCAAGCGGGAGGACGCATAA
- the rpsH gene encoding 30S ribosomal protein S8, translated as MSMQTTDPIADLLTRIRNAKLVGKTEVRVPSSKMKKVIAEQLVKNGYLADVKLEDAKPRGVLVVTINEEGTNSTINEITRVSKPGRRVYVGASEIPKVKSGRGLVLISTSKGVMTGAEAAKAKLGGELLLKVY; from the coding sequence ATGTCTATGCAAACTACAGACCCAATCGCCGACCTTCTGACGCGCATTCGCAATGCGAAACTGGTTGGCAAGACGGAAGTTCGCGTTCCGTCCAGCAAGATGAAAAAAGTCATCGCTGAACAATTAGTCAAAAACGGCTACCTTGCAGATGTTAAACTAGAGGATGCCAAGCCTCGTGGCGTGCTGGTCGTGACCATCAACGAAGAAGGCACTAACAGCACCATCAACGAGATCACCCGCGTCTCAAAGCCAGGCCGTCGTGTCTACGTCGGCGCTAGCGAAATTCCAAAGGTGAAAAGCGGCCGCGGTTTGGTACTCATCTCAACCTCAAAAGGTGTCATGACTGGCGCTGAAGCAGCTAAGGCGAAGCTTGGCGGTGAGTTGTTGTTGAAGGTGTACTAG
- the rpsS gene encoding 30S ribosomal protein S19 — protein sequence MSRSLKKGPFVDVKLAKKVAALSLDDRTVIKTWARASTITPEMVGRTIAVYNGKMHVPVLITENMVGHKLGEFSPTRKFRKHGGKDKK from the coding sequence ATGAGTCGTTCATTAAAGAAAGGTCCATTCGTCGATGTGAAGCTTGCGAAAAAAGTCGCTGCTCTCAGCCTTGACGATCGAACCGTTATCAAAACGTGGGCGCGCGCTTCGACCATCACTCCAGAAATGGTCGGTCGAACGATTGCTGTCTACAACGGTAAGATGCACGTGCCTGTGCTGATTACTGAAAACATGGTTGGCCACAAACTCGGTGAGTTTAGCCCAACTCGTAAGTTCCGTAAGCACGGCGGAAAGGATAAGAAGTAA
- the rplN gene encoding 50S ribosomal protein L14, producing the protein MIQQESRLKVADNSGAKEVLCIRVLGGTRRRYARVGDVIVCSVKDASPTGNVKKKSVVKAVVVRTRDQIHRKDGSTICFDDNAVVIINDDKQPKATRVFGPVPRELRDMGYMKIVSLAPEVL; encoded by the coding sequence ATGATCCAACAAGAATCTCGCCTCAAGGTAGCTGACAACTCGGGTGCCAAAGAAGTATTGTGCATCCGCGTCCTCGGCGGTACCCGCCGCCGCTACGCTCGCGTTGGCGACGTGATCGTCTGTTCAGTCAAGGACGCCAGTCCAACTGGCAACGTCAAAAAGAAGTCTGTCGTTAAAGCTGTGGTGGTTCGTACCCGCGACCAAATCCACCGCAAAGACGGTTCAACCATCTGCTTTGATGACAACGCCGTGGTGATTATCAACGATGACAAGCAGCCAAAGGCTACCCGTGTCTTCGGCCCAGTACCTAGGGAACTACGCGACATGGGCTACATGAAGATCGTAAGCCTAGCTCCGGAGGTACTCTAA
- a CDS encoding 50S ribosomal protein L6 yields MSRIGKLPVVIPAGVTITVDSGDVVVKGPKGELTQFITPAVEVKVEDGHVTVHPKDESKTARAQHGLMRALINNMVIGVTKGYEKRLEVNGVGFRVSSSNNELEMALGFSHPVKYKAPEGITVTNEKMTIIVSGINKQQVGQVAAEIRALKKPEPYKGKGIKYADEQILRKAGKTGK; encoded by the coding sequence CTGAGTCGAATCGGAAAACTGCCGGTGGTTATTCCGGCCGGTGTGACAATCACGGTTGACTCTGGTGACGTGGTCGTAAAGGGCCCGAAAGGTGAATTGACACAATTCATCACGCCAGCGGTTGAGGTGAAAGTCGAAGACGGACACGTCACGGTTCATCCGAAGGATGAGTCCAAAACTGCTCGCGCCCAGCACGGTCTGATGCGCGCGCTGATCAACAACATGGTAATCGGCGTCACCAAGGGCTACGAGAAGCGTCTCGAGGTCAATGGTGTCGGTTTCCGCGTGAGCTCCAGCAATAATGAGCTGGAAATGGCGCTCGGGTTTTCACACCCAGTCAAGTACAAAGCCCCAGAGGGCATCACCGTTACCAATGAAAAGATGACCATCATCGTCAGCGGTATCAATAAACAGCAAGTCGGCCAAGTCGCTGCGGAAATCCGTGCGCTAAAGAAGCCTGAACCATACAAGGGCAAGGGTATCAAGTACGCTGACGAGCAAATTTTGCGCAAAGCAGGAAAGACAGGTAAGTAA
- a CDS encoding 50S ribosomal protein L23 yields MKQMTIIPRISEKAYAQSANGVYVFRVPLNLNKNEIKAAVEAQFDVTVLKVKTLVQDGKAVRFSRGKNRYPGTTTRKDWKKAYVTLKDGDKLDVFDAVEQQMEETK; encoded by the coding sequence ATGAAACAGATGACAATTATCCCACGCATTAGCGAGAAAGCATACGCACAGAGCGCCAACGGCGTGTACGTGTTCCGCGTTCCGCTCAACCTGAATAAAAACGAGATCAAAGCAGCAGTTGAAGCGCAATTTGACGTCACCGTTCTGAAGGTGAAAACCTTGGTGCAAGACGGCAAAGCTGTGCGTTTCTCACGTGGCAAGAACCGCTATCCTGGCACGACTACGCGCAAGGATTGGAAGAAAGCTTACGTGACGCTGAAAGATGGCGATAAGCTCGATGTGTTTGACGCAGTAGAGCAGCAGATGGAGGAGACCAAGTAA